The Simkaniaceae bacterium genome includes the window TTTTCTTTAGGCCCCTCTTTTAAATATGAAGGGCGAACGGTGAATGAAATTATCGCCTCGGGATTCCCTATTTCATTTACCTTAGGGCTCACTGCTCTTGTAGTATCTATATCTTCAGGCATCTTATTCGGTAGCATCGCAGCTGTTTTCAGAGGAAAATGGCAAGATCGATTATTTATGATCATTGCCGTTCTAGGCGTGTCTATTCCCAATTTTGTGATTGCAACTCTTTTACAATATCTATTTGCGATTAAATTCCCGCTATTCCCTATCGCTCGATGGGGTGATATTTCCCACATGGTACTCCCAACTCTCTCCCTCAGCGCCCTCCCAACAGCTTTTATCGCCCGCTTGATCCGTGCCAATATGATTGAAATCCTCGAACAAGACTACATTATCATGGCACGTGCAAAAGGTTTGAGCCAAAGACAGATTATATTTCATCACGTCTTTAAAAATGCCCTCCTCCCCGTCATTACCTACATTGGTCACATCAGTGCCGGAATTTTAACAGGTAGTTTTATTATCGAGAAAATTTTTGGTATTCCGGGCCTTGGAAACTGGTTTGTCAGCAGCATTTCCAGTCGCGACTACACGATGATTATGGGAATAACAATGTTTTATAGCAGCTTTTTAATGATTACTATTTTCATCGTTGATATCATTTATTACTTATTAGATCCGCGCATTGGAAAGCATCATGGAAACAACTCTTTTTAAAAAAGCGGTTAAAATCACCCAAAACGAAGAAGATTGCCCTCTTTTTATCTCTTTTCAACGCGATGCTTTTCGCCGCTTATTTCAAAATAAATTAGCCATCACCTCCCTTTTTTTTCTAATTATCCTATTGCTATGTGCTATTTTTATTCCTATGTTCACGACTTATCCTTATTATGAGACGCATCTCCCTTTAAAAAATCTCCCCCCCTCTCAACAATTTATTTTTGGAACGGATGATCTGGGCCGAAGTCTATTTAGCCGGATTTGGTATGGCGCGCGCATTTCCCTCTTTATCGGTCTCTCAGCTGCACTCATCGATATGGTCATCGGTGTCCTATATGGAGCAGTGGCAGGTTTTATTGGGGGAAAAGTCGATGAAGTGCTGATGCGTATCACAGACATTTTCCATTCGCTTCCCCGTCTTGTCATAGTGATTTTATTGATGGTCGTATTTGGACAGAGCGTAATAACCATTGTCATTGCGATGACACTCACCGGATGGATCAATATGGCCCGCATTATTCGTGGACAAATCATCGTTCTAAAACAACAAGAATTTATCCTCGCAGCCAAAATCATGGGGGCAAGTCCTCTCCGTATTCTATTCACCCATTTAATTCCCAATACCTATGGCGCCATCATAACGACGGTCACGTTAACCATTCCGGCAGCTATTTTTACGGAGGCTTTTTTAAGTTTCTTGGGCCTTGGTGTCCCCCCTCCTGCGGCAAGCTGGGGAACAATGGCAAATGACGGGCTCTCTTCATTTCGCTACTACCCTTGGCGCCTCTTTTTTCCGGCAAGTTTTATTAGCTGTACACTGCTTGCCTTTAATATTCTCGGAGATGGTTTGCGCGATGCCTTTGACCCGAGGTTGCGCAAATGACTCCTTTATTAAGCGTTAAAAACCTCAATATTATTTTTCATCAAGAACAGCGCGATGTTCATGCCGTGAGAGGGGCTTCATTTACACTATATCAAAGTGAAATGCTGGCTATTGTAGGTGAATCGGGATCAGGCAAAAGTGTAACGGCCAAAGCTCTGATGCATCTACTCCCCTCTGAGGGAAACTCCGTTTATGCCGATGAGATGCGCCTCTTTAAGGCGGCCACCGGCGCGCAATGCGGGCTAGAGCGCATTTCTCACACTATTTCGAGTGAAGATGAGCAGGATGGTGCGTCAGATTTGGTCTTCTCGGGGCGAGAACATTGTCAAATAGACAAGACGAGCCCCGGGAAGGATGAAGATGACGTGACAGACTGCACAGATTCACCGAGAAAGCGTGAGAATTGCGGGCTAGATTTATTGCAATTAAAAAATCGCGACTACCGACGCCTTTGTGGAACACAAATTGCAATCATCATGCAAGATCCCATGACTGCTCTAAATCCGACAATGACCATTGGAAAACAAATTGAAGAGTGTATTCGAAGGGCTTTCCCAAAACTCTCTTCCCGATCACTCAAAACTAAAACACTTGAGCTCCTATCACTTGTGAAACTGCCCGATCCGGCACGTCATTATAGGCAGTACCCCTTTGAGCTTAGTGGTGGAATGTGCCAACGCGTTGCCATTGCCATGGCTTTTGCCTTCTCCCCTCAAATCATTATCGCCGATGAGCCGACCACTGCGCTCGATGTCACTACACAATCTGAAATTTTAAAATTAATGAAGGATCTGCAGAAAAAAACGCAAACGAGCATTATTTTAATTACGCATGATTTGAGCATTGTAGCGCGCTATTGCGATCGAGTTATTGTCATGTACGCAGGCAAAATTGTTGAGTCTGCCTCGATTTGCGATCTTTTCTATCATCCCAAACACCCCTACACACAGCTTCTACTGCAATCACTCCCAAATGCAGTGATAGAAGGTGATCGCCTCACGCCCATTGAAGGAAAACCTCCCGATCTTTCCAAATTACTACCCGGCTGTTCTTTTTTTGATCGGTGCCCTTATGCTATGGAAATTTGCGAAAACCATTCTCCTCCTCTCACTCAGATGGAAAATAAACACGATAGCGCCTGTTGGCTTCACCATAAGAAGGAACCCTTGTGATCAATCACCCCCTTTTAGAAGTTAGAGATCTTTGTGTCGATTACCCCCATTCTAAAACAGATATCGTCAAAGCCGTACGCCATGCCGGTTTTACA containing:
- a CDS encoding ABC transporter permease, whose product is METTLFKKAVKITQNEEDCPLFISFQRDAFRRLFQNKLAITSLFFLIILLLCAIFIPMFTTYPYYETHLPLKNLPPSQQFIFGTDDLGRSLFSRIWYGARISLFIGLSAALIDMVIGVLYGAVAGFIGGKVDEVLMRITDIFHSLPRLVIVILLMVVFGQSVITIVIAMTLTGWINMARIIRGQIIVLKQQEFILAAKIMGASPLRILFTHLIPNTYGAIITTVTLTIPAAIFTEAFLSFLGLGVPPPAASWGTMANDGLSSFRYYPWRLFFPASFISCTLLAFNILGDGLRDAFDPRLRK
- a CDS encoding ABC transporter permease; amino-acid sequence: MSLRFVLKRLFNLIVALFFVATLTFFLMRAIPGDPFVQDQAIPKEVLDAMHRHYGLDQPIWIQYLTCLKKLVTFSLGPSFKYEGRTVNEIIASGFPISFTLGLTALVVSISSGILFGSIAAVFRGKWQDRLFMIIAVLGVSIPNFVIATLLQYLFAIKFPLFPIARWGDISHMVLPTLSLSALPTAFIARLIRANMIEILEQDYIIMARAKGLSQRQIIFHHVFKNALLPVITYIGHISAGILTGSFIIEKIFGIPGLGNWFVSSISSRDYTMIMGITMFYSSFLMITIFIVDIIYYLLDPRIGKHHGNNSF
- a CDS encoding ABC transporter ATP-binding protein, with translation MTPLLSVKNLNIIFHQEQRDVHAVRGASFTLYQSEMLAIVGESGSGKSVTAKALMHLLPSEGNSVYADEMRLFKAATGAQCGLERISHTISSEDEQDGASDLVFSGREHCQIDKTSPGKDEDDVTDCTDSPRKRENCGLDLLQLKNRDYRRLCGTQIAIIMQDPMTALNPTMTIGKQIEECIRRAFPKLSSRSLKTKTLELLSLVKLPDPARHYRQYPFELSGGMCQRVAIAMAFAFSPQIIIADEPTTALDVTTQSEILKLMKDLQKKTQTSIILITHDLSIVARYCDRVIVMYAGKIVESASICDLFYHPKHPYTQLLLQSLPNAVIEGDRLTPIEGKPPDLSKLLPGCSFFDRCPYAMEICENHSPPLTQMENKHDSACWLHHKKEPL